A region from the Desulfitobacterium dehalogenans ATCC 51507 genome encodes:
- a CDS encoding alkaline phosphatase family protein: MKRKALTEKIAVIGVDGFEPRLAKKFLDQGKMPNLQKFIDRGSCRDDLVLLGAVPTVTPTLWTTLSTGAYPGTHGITCFFGHNHGQLDSLVYNLDSRRCKAEPLWNIYAEEADKKTLVWHWPGSSWPATSDSPNLHVVDGTQPQTINTGIAGIDISKIVVASDKFTEVQFLPNTSTITPGAGCIIENVEELLEDDGEVSYLRAAISSGAKVIKNIITCEEENEVNVLAKMIADSVKSPIKEAAGWANAPAGAKEFTIILGKGLDRRPVLLLQNEQGVYDTVQVYKSKKDAEPLVTLKAEQSAYDVVDTITNDDGEPVLGNRNYHALTISPDGSQVTMLIGMALDVSRDDLFHPKSLYKEVIDNIGYVPNRPVVNGANEILVDKVFIPTWDHYSQWQADCLTYFMKHNKYDIIYSHLHNVDNGGHLFWHFAKHQEMWKNNEEAYKVFIERMYIQTDNYIGRFLPYLDEGWTIIVTADHGLSCQENHGVELGEAGGITTPVMEELGYTKMLLDENGNRTHEFDWANTKAVASRGNHIYINLIGRDEHGIVDPKDQYDLETQIISDLYQYRDHKTGKRVVALAMRNKDAVILGLSGPECGDIVYFKEETFNVIHADSLSTQNGYADTSLSPIFVAAGPGIKEGFKTERVIRQVDIAPTMAFLSGVRLPAQSEGSPVHQILTEEI; encoded by the coding sequence GCCCACCGTTACACCGACTCTCTGGACAACCTTGTCTACCGGCGCCTATCCGGGAACCCACGGCATTACCTGCTTCTTTGGGCATAATCATGGTCAGTTGGATAGTCTGGTCTATAATCTGGACTCCAGACGCTGCAAAGCTGAACCGCTGTGGAATATTTATGCTGAAGAAGCCGACAAGAAAACCTTGGTATGGCATTGGCCGGGCAGCTCATGGCCTGCCACTTCGGATAGTCCCAACCTTCATGTTGTTGACGGTACTCAGCCCCAGACCATTAATACTGGCATTGCCGGTATAGATATTTCCAAGATAGTCGTTGCTTCAGATAAATTTACAGAGGTACAATTCCTGCCGAATACTTCCACTATTACCCCTGGCGCCGGTTGTATCATTGAGAATGTGGAAGAATTACTTGAAGATGATGGGGAAGTCAGTTATTTAAGAGCAGCCATATCAAGCGGTGCCAAAGTTATTAAAAATATCATTACTTGTGAAGAGGAAAATGAGGTCAATGTCCTGGCCAAAATGATTGCCGATTCAGTCAAGTCACCGATCAAAGAAGCTGCAGGTTGGGCTAATGCACCCGCCGGCGCCAAGGAGTTTACTATTATCCTGGGCAAAGGCCTGGACCGCCGTCCGGTCCTGCTTTTACAAAACGAACAGGGTGTTTACGATACGGTTCAGGTTTATAAATCCAAGAAGGATGCCGAGCCTCTTGTGACTCTTAAAGCCGAACAATCAGCTTATGATGTGGTGGATACCATCACGAATGATGACGGAGAACCTGTTTTAGGCAACAGAAACTACCACGCCTTAACCATCAGTCCTGACGGTTCTCAGGTCACCATGCTGATCGGTATGGCCTTGGATGTGAGCCGGGATGACTTATTCCACCCCAAGAGTTTGTACAAGGAAGTTATCGATAATATCGGGTATGTTCCTAACAGACCGGTAGTGAACGGCGCTAACGAAATCCTGGTTGACAAAGTATTTATTCCCACCTGGGACCACTATTCACAATGGCAGGCCGATTGCCTGACCTATTTTATGAAACATAATAAGTATGATATCATCTATTCCCATCTGCATAATGTGGATAATGGCGGTCATCTGTTCTGGCATTTTGCCAAGCATCAGGAGATGTGGAAGAATAATGAAGAAGCTTACAAGGTATTTATCGAGAGAATGTACATTCAGACCGATAATTATATAGGAAGATTCCTGCCTTATCTGGATGAAGGCTGGACTATCATTGTCACTGCGGATCATGGCTTGAGCTGCCAGGAAAATCACGGCGTGGAATTGGGTGAAGCCGGCGGCATCACCACACCGGTCATGGAAGAACTGGGTTATACCAAAATGCTTCTGGATGAAAACGGCAACCGGACTCACGAATTTGATTGGGCCAATACCAAAGCAGTGGCCAGCCGCGGCAATCATATTTATATCAACTTGATCGGCCGAGATGAGCACGGAATCGTTGACCCTAAAGACCAATACGATTTGGAAACCCAGATCATCTCCGATTTGTACCAATACCGGGATCACAAAACCGGCAAACGGGTTGTGGCCCTGGCTATGCGCAATAAGGATGCTGTGATTCTCGGTCTGAGCGGACCGGAGTGCGGGGATATCGTCTACTTCAAAGAAGAGACCTTCAATGTTATCCACGCGGACTCCTTATCCACCCAAAACGGCTATGCCGATACATCCCTTTCCCCGATTTTTGTGGCAGCCGGACCGGGAATCAAAGAAGGCTTTAAAACGGAACGGGTCATTCGTCAGGTAGATATCGCGCCGACCATGGCTTTCCTGAGCGGCGTTCGTTTACCGGCTCAGTCCGAGGGCTCACCTGTCCATCAAATTCTTACGGAAGAAATTTAA
- a CDS encoding thioredoxin family protein, whose translation MSLQRLNAKSFEEIIYDQGSPCLVIFSRKTCHVCKGVVPILEEMQPDYEGKFGFYYVDVEDEQALYQRFSLKGVPQILFFKDGEFQGKLVGAVDDEKVSDKIMEVGEG comes from the coding sequence ATGTCCTTACAACGATTAAATGCCAAGAGCTTTGAAGAGATTATTTATGATCAAGGGAGCCCCTGCCTGGTGATCTTTTCGAGAAAAACCTGTCATGTCTGCAAAGGAGTAGTTCCGATTCTGGAAGAAATGCAGCCTGACTACGAGGGCAAATTCGGGTTTTATTATGTCGATGTGGAAGATGAACAGGCTTTATACCAAAGATTTTCCCTCAAAGGGGTTCCCCAGATTCTTTTCTTCAAAGACGGGGAGTTTCAGGGAAAACTGGTGGGCGCCGTGGATGATGAGAAGGTGAGTGATAAGATTATGGAGGTTGGTGAGGGGTGA